DNA sequence from the Novosphingobium sp. KACC 22771 genome:
GGCTTGGAGTAGCGGTCGCAAAAGCGAAGGATTTTTGCATTGCACGCAAAACTGATGGAGGGCGATGATCGGGCGCGGGCCATGGCGCTCTTCGCCACTGTTGCCAAAGAGGGCAGCTTTTCGGCCGCTGGCCGCATTCTGGGCCTCACCCCTTCCGCGATCAGCCGCGCAATTGACCGGATCGAAGCGCGGCTTGGTGTGCGCCTGCTGCTGCGCTCGACCCGTGCCCTTTCGCTGACGGCCGAGGGTCAGGCCTATCTGCAGGCCGCGCGCCGCATCCTGGCCGATCTGGACGATGCCGAACAGCAGATCGCAGATCAGGGCGCCCCGCGCGGACGGCTGCGGGTCAGCGCCGCGCTTTCCCACGGGCGGCTCTGCGTCGTGCCCCTGCTGGGCGAATTTGCCGCCCGGTATCCGCATATCCTGATCGACATCGCCCTGACCGACACGCTCGTCGATGTCGCAGGGGGACAGGCCGACGTGGCCATCCGCTTTGGCCCGCTGGCCGACAGCACATTGACCGCGCGCAGACTGGGCGAATCAGGGCGGGTCATTGTCGCCTCGCCCGACTATCTCGCCCGCCACGGCACGCCGCAGGTTCCCGAAGACCTGCACGCGCACAATTGCCTCAATTTCAACTTTCGGCGCGTCGAACCCGTCTGGCCATTTCGCCGGGATGGGCAAGATTTCGCCCTGTCGGTCCATGGCGGGATCGAGGCCAACAATGGCGAAACACTGGGCCAACTGGCCGCAATCGGGGTCGGCATCGCGCGGGTCGGCCACTTCAGCGTGGCCAGCGATATTGCCGAGGGCCGCCTTATGCCGATCCTCGACGCCTACAACCCGGGCGACATCGAACAGATCCACGCCGTATTCGTGGGCGGCGCGGGCGTTCCTGCGCGGGTGCGGGCTTTCGTCGACTTCCTCGCCGAGCGCATGCGCTGAGGCAAAATCCAACTGGCGAAGCGAGAGCATCGACAAACCCGCATCGGTTGACCGACAGACAGTGCGTTGCGGAGTGGTGGTGAGCCCAGCTGGATTCGAACCAGCGACCTACTGATTAAAAGTCAGTTGCTCTACCGACTGAGCTATGGGCCCCCATGGGTGCGGCTGAAGTTGGTGCTTCAGGCGTCGGGTCGCGGTTCCCTAGGGGCGCGGAGGCTCCGGGTCAAGCGGCTGTGTAACTGTTTGATGCTAAAACCTGTGTGTGGATCGCGCCAGTTGGGGACAAGTGCCGAAATCGGGCGCAACACAAAGTCGCGCAGCCGGAAGGCGGCATGGGGCACGCAGAGGCCATGCGAACGCCATTCGCCCCCGCCCCACAGCACGATGTCGAGATCTAAAACCCTGGAACCCCAGCGTTTTCCTCCGCGCCGTCCAAATTCCCGCTCGATGGATTTAAGCAGGGTCAGCAGCGCGGGCGGCAAAAGATCGCCGCGCACCACCACCGCGCCATTGGCATAGCGCCGCAAGGACGGTCCCAGCGGCGCGCTGCGAATCACCGGGGCGGACGCAACCACCTCCAGGCCCGCCTGCGCCAGCGCGGCCACAGCCGCCTGCAACACGCGCTCCGGCCCGCCATGGCGCCCATGGCGCACATTCGAGCCCAGCGCGATCACATAGAGATCAGACGTCTTGCGCAAGGCGGCCATAGAGCTGGGGCCTGCGGTCTCGGAAAAAGCCCATGCCGGCGCGGTGCGTCGCCGCCCGCGAAAGGTCGAGCGTTTGGACCAGCACGCCGGTTTCGCCTGCGCCGAACTCCTGCGCCAGATCGCCCCATTCGTCGCTGATAAAGCTGTGGCCGTAATAGGATTGCTCCGGCCCGCCATAGGCGGCCTCGGCGCCGATGCGGTTGGCCGCGATCACGGGCATACAGTTCGACACCGCATGGCCCTGCATGGCGCGGCGCCACATGCGACTGGTGTCCAGATCCGCATTATAGGGCTCGGTGCCGATGGCGGTGGGATAGAACAGCATCTCCGCGCCCATCAGCGCCATCGCCCGCGCGCATTCGGGATACCACTGGTCCCAGCAGATGCCCACGCCGATGCGCGTGCCAAACACATCCCACACCTTGAAACCGGTGTTGCCGGGGCGGAAATAGTATTTTTCCTCGTAACCCGGCCCATCGGGAATGTGGCTCTTGCGATAGGTGCCCATGATCTGCCCATCGGCGTCGATCATGGCCAGCGTGTTGTAATAATGGTGTCCGTCACGCTCGAAGAAACTGGTGGGAATCGCCACCTTCAGCTTGCGCGCCAATTCCTGCATCGCGATCACGCTGGGATGCTCGGCCGCCGGGCGGGCAAGGGCAAACAGCGCCTCATCCTCAACGGTGCAGAAATAGGGCGAGGAAAACAGTTCGGGCGGCAGGATGATCTGCGCGCCCTTGCCGGCGGCTTCCTCCACCAGCGCGACAGTGGCCGCTATGTTCTGCGCCTCATCCTGGCTGCCCAGCGCCAGTTGCAGCGCGGCGACGGTGATTGTGCGTTCGGTCATGGCGGCTTCCTATGTCGGGGGCGAAAATATGTCCACCATTGCAGGCGGCGCATTCATCCCTATCTAGGGGCCAATCACGAAAGATTGGAGTATGAACATGACCCAGCAGGCAATTGTCGCGGGCGGCTGTTTCTGGTGCGTCGAAGCGGTGTTTCGACAAGTGGCCGGGGTCAGCAACGTGGAAAGCGGCTATATCGGCGGCACAGTGGAAAACCCCACCTACAAGCAGGTGTGCAGCGGCGCGACCGGCCATGCCGAGGCGATCCGCATCACCTTTGACCCTGCGGTGCTGTCCTACGGCGCGTTGCTCGACGTGTTTTTTGCAACCCATGACCCCACGCAATTGAACCGTCAGGGCAATGACATCGGCACCCAGTATCGCAGCGCGATCTTCCCGCTCGACGCCGTGCAGAGCGCCGAGGCGGAAACGGCCAAGCTGCGCGCGCAAAAGGATTGGCCCGCCCCCATCGTCACCACGATCGAACCCATCGCCCCGTGGTATCCGGCCGAGGATTATCATCAGGACTATTGGGAGGGCGAAGGCCAGCGCAATCCCTATTGCCTCGCCGTGATCCCGCCCAAGCTGGCCAAGCTGAAGAAGGGCTTTGCCGAGCGGCTGAAGGACTAAAGACCATCGGTAAAAGCGATTGCAAAAATCATCTTTGATCGATTTTGCGATTTATGAATTCATGGGATCAGGCCTCACACTCCAGCGAGGCCTGATCCGATGTTCGCCGTTTTTCACCCCATCCTCACCGCCGCGCGCATCCTGCGCAACCGGCTGTTTCCGGTCGATGGCATCGACCTGTTGATGCGCCTCGATATAGTGGGCGATGCAGGGCTTGGGCCCGAGGATTTGACCGATCTTGGCCCGGAAGGCGTGACCATGGCGCTGCGCTGGCTCTCGGCTCTGTCGGCCGATGGGCTGGTCGATCTGGTTGTCGGAGGCCGCTATTGCCTGACCGGGCGCGGCCAACAGGCGGTGTTCCTGATGGCCCGCGGCGCCGCGCAATAGCGCCCTATTTGCGCCAGCGCGCCACAAAGAACCCATCCAGCCCGCCAGCCTCGCCCAGCATGCCGGGATCCGTGCGCAGCCAGCCTTCGGCGGTGGGCGCAACGCCTGGGGGCAATTCCTCGGCGCGGATCGGATCGGGGGTCAGCGTGACCTTTGCTGCCTGCTCCTCGCCCTCCTCGCGCTCCAGCGAGCAGACCGCATAGACCAGCACGCCGCCCGGCTTGAGCCAACCGGCCGCCCGCTCCAGCAAGGCCTGTTGCAATTCGGCCATTTCGGCAATCTGGCGCGCGCCGATGCGATGGAGCACGTCGGGATGGCGGCGGCATGTGCCGGTGGCTGTGCATGGCGCATCCAGCAACACCGCGTCAAACAGGGCCTCCGGCTCATATTTCAACGCATTGGTCGCAACCAGATCGGCCGACAGGCCGGTGCGCTCCAGATTGGCGCGCATACGCTCGATCCGCTTGGCGCTGTTGTCCAGCGCGGTGACATCCCAACCGGCGGCGGCCAGTTGCATCGTCTTGCCCCCCGGCGCGGCGCAAACGTCCAGCACGCGGCCCGCCCCCGCGCCAATCAGGCGTGCGGGAAGCGAGGCGGCCAGATCCTGAACCCACCAATCGCCGGCGGCAAAACCGGGCAGGCTTTCCACAGCATCCCCGCGCGACAGGCGCACATGGCCGGGCATCAACGAGAGGCCCTCGGGCGCGTCCTTGCCCGCCTTCACGGTCAAATCCAATGGCGGCGGCACAGCCAGCCCGGCCGCGATCGCCGCGCCCCGCTCGCCCCAGCGCCCTGCCGCGCCTGCGGGCAAGGTCGGCGTTTCGGGCAGGGTCACGCCTTGCTTGACCAGCGCGGAAAACACGCCATGCGCCAAGCGGCGCGGCCCGCCCTGAAGCAGTTCCAGCCCCGTGGCCACCACCGCATGGGGCGGCGTTTCCAATCGCAGCCAGCCCGCCAGCATCAGCCGCAGCACGGCGCGCGGCTTGGCGTCATCGGGCAAAACCTGCCGCGTGGCCGAATCGATCAGCGCATCCAGATCGACCATCCAGCGCATCGCCTCGCCCGCCAGCGCGCGCGCCAGCGCCTTGTCCGGCTGGGAAAGTCCCTGCGTTGCGGGATGGGCGGCATTATCAAGCGTTTCACCCCGGCGCAGCACCGCATCCATCAGGCGCAAGGCGGCGCGGCGCGGGGCAAGTCCGGGGACGTTTTCGCCCGTCTCGGGCCGATGGTTGCGTTGGTTCATCGGCGGCCCTTAGGGTATATTGCATTCCAGCGCCAGCAGGCGCATGGAACCCCCATGACAGACCGCCAGACCCCACGCGCCACCCAGCGCCCCGGCACTTTCACCAAGCCCGAGCATTGGACCAACGATCCCGTGCCCGCCCCGGCCGCGCCCAAGGACGAGGAAGACCCCGAGGGCCTCTCGCCCACCCGCTATGGCGATTTCACCCGCAAGGGGATTGCGTGGGATTTTTAAACCCAGCCCCCTAGTTCCCGGCGCACCAGCGTCTCGATCATCGCCATGCCGTCGGCGCCCGCGTTGAGGCATTCCAGCACGGCGTATTCCTTACCTCCGGCTTCCTCAAACACCTCGCGCCCGCGGATGGCCAGTTCCTCCAGCGTTTCGACGCAGTCGGCGGAAAAGCCGGGGGCCGCAATCGCCACCTGCCCCACGCCCTCGCGCGCCAGACGCGCCAGCGTGTCCTCGGTCGAAGGTTCGAGCCATTTGGCACGGCCAAAGCGCGACTGAAACGAGATTTCCACCCGAATTCCCGGAAATTCCCCGGCCAGCGCCTCGCCCAGCAGGCGCGCGGTCTTGCGGCACTGGCAATGATACGGGTCGCCCAGATGCAGCGTGCGCTCGGGCATGCCGTGGAACGAGAGCAGCAACACCTGCGGCACGAAAGCCATGGCGCGCAACTGCGCCGAGAGATCCGCCCGCAAAGCCTCGATATGCGCCGGATCATCATAATAGGGCGGCAGGGTGCGGATCGCCGGTTGCCAACGCATCGCGGCCAGCCCCTCGCCCAGCCGGTCCATCACGCTGGCCGTGGTGGCGCCCGAAAATTGCGGATAGAGCGGAGCGACCAGAATGCGCTCGCAACCGGCCTTCTTCATCTTTTCCAGCACATCGGGAATGGATGGCTGGCCATAACGCATGGCCCAATCGACCATCACGCCCTCGCCCATCCGCGCCTGCAATGCCTCGGCCTGCGCCCGCGTGATCGCGGCCAAAGGCGAGCCATGCCTGGTCCACACCTGAGCATAGGCATGGGCCGATTTGGCCGGGCGCGTGCGCAGGATGATGCCATGCAGGATCGGCAGCCACACCGCGCGCGGAATTTCCACCACGCGCCGGTCGGACAGGAATTCGGCCAGATAGGTGCGCACCGCCGATGCCGTGGGTGCCTGGGGCGTGCCCAGATTGACCAGCATCACCCCCACGCGCGGGGCGGCCACAGGCGGGTGATCAGTGGGGCGCTTCATCATCATTCCTAATCGTCAGAGGCCAAGGGCAGGCGGCGAAGCCTGATGCCGGTGGCGGAAAACAACGCATTGGCAATCGCAGGCGCGGCCACCGCCACGCCCAGTTCGCCCGGATCAAACGGATCGGCCCCGCTGGCGATCAATTCAACCTCGACTTCGGGGCAATCGGCCAGCAAGGGCAAACCCAATTGCCCCAGCCGCGAGGCCAGCGGCAAGCCCTTCTGCCACGCCGTGCTGGCGCCAAGGGCAA
Encoded proteins:
- a CDS encoding LysR family transcriptional regulator, with amino-acid sequence MEGDDRARAMALFATVAKEGSFSAAGRILGLTPSAISRAIDRIEARLGVRLLLRSTRALSLTAEGQAYLQAARRILADLDDAEQQIADQGAPRGRLRVSAALSHGRLCVVPLLGEFAARYPHILIDIALTDTLVDVAGGQADVAIRFGPLADSTLTARRLGESGRVIVASPDYLARHGTPQVPEDLHAHNCLNFNFRRVEPVWPFRRDGQDFALSVHGGIEANNGETLGQLAAIGVGIARVGHFSVASDIAEGRLMPILDAYNPGDIEQIHAVFVGGAGVPARVRAFVDFLAERMR
- the folK gene encoding 2-amino-4-hydroxy-6-hydroxymethyldihydropteridine diphosphokinase codes for the protein MAALRKTSDLYVIALGSNVRHGRHGGPERVLQAAVAALAQAGLEVVASAPVIRSAPLGPSLRRYANGAVVVRGDLLPPALLTLLKSIEREFGRRGGKRWGSRVLDLDIVLWGGGEWRSHGLCVPHAAFRLRDFVLRPISALVPNWRDPHTGFSIKQLHSRLTRSLRAPREPRPDA
- the aguB gene encoding N-carbamoylputrescine amidase — translated: MTERTITVAALQLALGSQDEAQNIAATVALVEEAAGKGAQIILPPELFSSPYFCTVEDEALFALARPAAEHPSVIAMQELARKLKVAIPTSFFERDGHHYYNTLAMIDADGQIMGTYRKSHIPDGPGYEEKYYFRPGNTGFKVWDVFGTRIGVGICWDQWYPECARAMALMGAEMLFYPTAIGTEPYNADLDTSRMWRRAMQGHAVSNCMPVIAANRIGAEAAYGGPEQSYYGHSFISDEWGDLAQEFGAGETGVLVQTLDLSRAATHRAGMGFFRDRRPQLYGRLAQDV
- the msrA gene encoding peptide-methionine (S)-S-oxide reductase MsrA; the encoded protein is MTQQAIVAGGCFWCVEAVFRQVAGVSNVESGYIGGTVENPTYKQVCSGATGHAEAIRITFDPAVLSYGALLDVFFATHDPTQLNRQGNDIGTQYRSAIFPLDAVQSAEAETAKLRAQKDWPAPIVTTIEPIAPWYPAEDYHQDYWEGEGQRNPYCLAVIPPKLAKLKKGFAERLKD
- a CDS encoding RsmB/NOP family class I SAM-dependent RNA methyltransferase, with translation MNQRNHRPETGENVPGLAPRRAALRLMDAVLRRGETLDNAAHPATQGLSQPDKALARALAGEAMRWMVDLDALIDSATRQVLPDDAKPRAVLRLMLAGWLRLETPPHAVVATGLELLQGGPRRLAHGVFSALVKQGVTLPETPTLPAGAAGRWGERGAAIAAGLAVPPPLDLTVKAGKDAPEGLSLMPGHVRLSRGDAVESLPGFAAGDWWVQDLAASLPARLIGAGAGRVLDVCAAPGGKTMQLAAAGWDVTALDNSAKRIERMRANLERTGLSADLVATNALKYEPEALFDAVLLDAPCTATGTCRRHPDVLHRIGARQIAEMAELQQALLERAAGWLKPGGVLVYAVCSLEREEGEEQAAKVTLTPDPIRAEELPPGVAPTAEGWLRTDPGMLGEAGGLDGFFVARWRK
- a CDS encoding DUF1674 domain-containing protein encodes the protein MTDRQTPRATQRPGTFTKPEHWTNDPVPAPAAPKDEEDPEGLSPTRYGDFTRKGIAWDF
- the hemH gene encoding ferrochelatase, whose protein sequence is MKRPTDHPPVAAPRVGVMLVNLGTPQAPTASAVRTYLAEFLSDRRVVEIPRAVWLPILHGIILRTRPAKSAHAYAQVWTRHGSPLAAITRAQAEALQARMGEGVMVDWAMRYGQPSIPDVLEKMKKAGCERILVAPLYPQFSGATTASVMDRLGEGLAAMRWQPAIRTLPPYYDDPAHIEALRADLSAQLRAMAFVPQVLLLSFHGMPERTLHLGDPYHCQCRKTARLLGEALAGEFPGIRVEISFQSRFGRAKWLEPSTEDTLARLAREGVGQVAIAAPGFSADCVETLEELAIRGREVFEEAGGKEYAVLECLNAGADGMAMIETLVRRELGGWV